Proteins from a genomic interval of Uloborus diversus isolate 005 chromosome 4, Udiv.v.3.1, whole genome shotgun sequence:
- the LOC129221294 gene encoding somatostatin receptor type 2-like, giving the protein MEEITFEDTTIFPFPGMNYSDCDFYFNNSDFNISDLNATGCNNTLQFFQRERHPYIILEFAKILYGIVFLVGLCGNSLVLYVVLRFSKMQTVTNMYIFNLALADEMFLTGLPFLITTMTFNYWPFGRLMCKMYMTTTSINQFTSSLLLTVMSADRYVAVCHPISSPRYRTPFIAKFICLTAWTVSALLMVPIYIYANVLENGSAISCNIYWPESAFMNGQKAFTLYSFTLGFAIPLVLILLFYFLVICKLRTVGPKNRSKEKKRSHRKVTYLVLTVITVYVICWLPYWITQVYITLLPPRQGQGHLGLTIILLAGSLSYANSAMNPILYAFLSDNFKKSFAKAFTCAARMEVNAQLNVENSVFPKHTRSGSSRAQMNRDQKPRNELEPSTAITLTSRSNIVVSSDKDNSVRNGIYKQQPETEATQV; this is encoded by the coding sequence ATGGAGGAAATAACATTTGAAGATACTACGATATTTCCTTTTCCCGGTATGAACTACTCCGATTGCGATTTCTACTTCAATAACAGTGATTTCAACATCAGCGATCTGAACGCCACTGGCTGCAACAACACGCTCCAGTTTTTTCAGCGAGAAAGGCATCCCTATATCATCCTAGAGTTCGCTAAAATACTCTACGGAATTGTATTTCTGGTAGGACTGTGTGGCAACTCTCTCGTTCTCTACGTCGTATTACGTTTCTCAAAAATGCAGACTGTGACGAACATGTACATATTCAACCTCGCTCTGGCCGACGAAATGTTCTTGACGGGACTTCCTTTCCTCATAACTACCATGACTTTCAACTACTGGCCCTTCGGTCGACTCATGTGCAAGATGTATATGACCACGACCTCCATCAACCAGTTCACCAGTAGCTTATTGCTGACTGTGATGAGTGCAGATCGTTATGTTGCCGTTTGCCACCCTATATCTTCCCCCAGGTATCGTACCCCGTTCATTGCCAAGTTCATCTGCTTGACCGCGTGGACCGTGTCCGCGCTACTGATGGTTCCCATTTACATCTACGCGAATGTTCTTGAAAATGGATCTGCCATATCGTGCAACATCTACTGGCCTGAGAGTGCTTTCATGAATGGCCAGAAGGCTTTCACCCTCTATTCCTTCACCCTCGGTTTTGCCATTCCTCTGGTGCTCATTCTGCTCTTCTACTTTTTAGTTATCTGCAAATTGAGGACTGTTGGACCAAAGAACCGTTCCAAAGAGAAAAAACGGTCTCATCGGAAAGTGACTTACCTTGTTCTGACGGTCATAACCGTCTACGTCATATGCTGGCTGCCATATTGGATAACCCAAGTGTACATCACCCTCTTGCCACCGAGGCAGGGGCAGGGACATTTGGGGCTCACCATTATCTTATTGGCCGGGAGTCTGTCTTACGCCAACTCGGCGATGAATCCCATCCTGTACGCATTCCTCAGTGACAACTTTAAGAAGAGTTTCGCCAAAGCATTTACCTGCGCTGCGCGCATGGAAGTCAATGCTCAACTGAATGTGGAAAACAGTGTTTTCCCTAAACATACCCGCAGTGGATCTTCCAGAGCTCAAATGAATAGGGATCAAAAACCGAGGAACGAACTAGAACCATCCACTGCGATAACTTTGACATCTAGGTCGAATATCGTAGTATCTAGTGACAAAGACAATTCGGTGAGGAACGGAATTTATAAGCAGCAGCCAGAGACTGAGGCGACGCAGGTGTGA